A window of the Acidithiobacillus thiooxidans ATCC 19377 genome harbors these coding sequences:
- the rpsJ gene encoding 30S ribosomal protein S10: MDSSKIRIRLKSYDYRMLDISAAEIVETARRTGARVCGPIPLPTKIERFTVLRSPHVDKNARDQFEQRTHKRLLDILDPNDKTVDALIKLDLAAGVDVEIKL; this comes from the coding sequence ATGGACAGTTCAAAAATTCGTATTCGCTTGAAATCATACGATTACCGCATGCTGGATATTTCTGCAGCAGAAATCGTTGAAACAGCCCGGCGGACCGGGGCTCGGGTATGCGGTCCTATTCCTCTGCCCACCAAAATCGAGCGCTTCACGGTGTTGCGTTCACCCCATGTGGATAAGAACGCCCGGGATCAGTTTGAACAGCGGACTCATAAGCGCTTGCTCGATATTCTCGATCCCAATGATAAAACCGTAGATGCGCTGATCAAGCTGGATCTTGCAGCGGGTGTCGACGTCGAGATCAAGCTGTAA
- the rpmC gene encoding 50S ribosomal protein L29 gives MKAQEIQKLDLAGCQTELMQLLEEQFKLRMQHATGQLAKTTRLRTVRRDIARVRTAISAKKGVQ, from the coding sequence ATGAAAGCGCAAGAAATACAAAAACTGGATCTGGCCGGCTGCCAGACTGAACTCATGCAATTGCTGGAAGAGCAGTTCAAGTTACGCATGCAGCATGCTACTGGTCAGCTCGCCAAGACCACCCGTTTGCGTACAGTGCGCAGAGATATTGCCCGTGTGCGTACAGCGATTAGTGCCAAGAAGGGAGTGCAGTGA
- the fusA gene encoding elongation factor G codes for MARTTPIERYRNIGIMAHIDAGKTTTTERILFYTGVSHKIGEVHEGTAVMDWMAQEQERGITITSAATTCFWKGMDGQRAEHRINIIDTPGHVDFTIEVERSLRVLDGAMAVFCAVGGVQPQSETVWRQANKYKVPRIAFVNKMDRQGANFKRVVEQIATKLKGNPVPVQLPIGEEDRFSGVIDLMKMKSINWDDALQGTRFTEEEIPADLREEAEAARHFMIEAIADADEEVMMKYLEGEEISIPELQAALRKATIAGVTVPVLCGSAFKNKGVQAALDAVLDYLPSPVDIEAVVGTDPDSGAQIVRSADDEAPFSALAFKIATDPFVGQLTFFRVYSGVLTAGSTVLNPGRNQKERIGRVLQMHANERHEIKEVLAGDIAAAVGLKTAYTGDTLCDLNKPISLEQMEFPEPVIHVAVEPKTKADQEKMGIALGKLAQEDPSFRVRTDQESGQTIISGMGELHLEIIVDRMKREFNVEATVGAPQVAYRETIRKTVEAEGKFVRQSGGRGQYGHVWLRLEPLEPGTGFSFENGVVGGTVPKEFIGPTQKGVEEALENGIIAGFPVVDVKVTIFDGSYHDVDSSEAAFKIAGSMGFKAGAAKANPVLLEPIFAVEVVTPEEYMGDIIGDINSRRGMMQGMEDEAGAKVIRCEVPLSEMFGYATTVRSLSQGRATYTMQFEKYMEVPGHVAEAIVKKSQR; via the coding sequence GTGGCTCGCACGACCCCCATTGAACGTTATCGCAATATCGGCATTATGGCGCATATTGATGCCGGCAAAACGACTACCACTGAACGTATCTTATTTTACACAGGCGTGTCTCATAAGATTGGTGAGGTGCATGAGGGTACTGCCGTTATGGACTGGATGGCTCAGGAACAGGAGCGCGGCATTACCATTACTTCTGCCGCAACGACCTGTTTCTGGAAAGGTATGGATGGACAGCGTGCGGAACATCGCATCAATATCATTGATACCCCCGGACACGTAGACTTCACCATTGAAGTGGAGCGTTCGTTGCGCGTCCTCGACGGCGCTATGGCGGTTTTCTGCGCAGTGGGCGGTGTGCAGCCCCAGTCCGAAACGGTATGGCGTCAGGCTAATAAATACAAGGTCCCGCGCATTGCTTTTGTGAACAAAATGGATCGTCAGGGTGCCAACTTCAAGCGGGTAGTCGAGCAAATTGCAACCAAGTTGAAAGGGAACCCGGTTCCGGTCCAGTTGCCCATCGGTGAAGAAGACCGTTTCAGTGGTGTCATCGATTTGATGAAAATGAAGTCCATCAACTGGGATGATGCCCTTCAAGGGACGCGCTTTACTGAAGAAGAAATTCCTGCAGACCTGCGTGAAGAAGCTGAAGCCGCCCGTCACTTCATGATTGAAGCCATTGCTGACGCGGATGAAGAAGTCATGATGAAATATCTGGAAGGGGAGGAAATCTCCATCCCAGAGCTTCAGGCTGCTTTGCGCAAGGCGACCATTGCTGGCGTAACCGTTCCGGTTCTGTGCGGCAGTGCTTTCAAAAACAAAGGTGTACAGGCTGCATTAGATGCAGTTTTAGATTACTTGCCTTCGCCTGTAGATATTGAGGCAGTAGTTGGCACGGATCCGGATTCCGGCGCGCAAATTGTACGTTCTGCCGATGATGAAGCGCCATTTTCTGCACTGGCATTCAAAATTGCTACAGATCCATTTGTGGGCCAGCTGACCTTCTTCCGGGTGTATTCAGGCGTTCTGACAGCTGGCTCCACGGTATTGAACCCGGGTCGCAATCAAAAAGAACGTATTGGTCGTGTGCTCCAGATGCATGCTAATGAGCGTCATGAAATCAAGGAAGTTTTGGCAGGTGATATTGCTGCTGCAGTAGGTTTGAAAACTGCCTATACCGGTGACACCCTCTGTGATCTCAATAAACCTATTTCGCTTGAACAGATGGAATTCCCTGAGCCGGTCATTCATGTTGCTGTCGAGCCCAAAACCAAGGCCGATCAGGAAAAAATGGGCATTGCCCTGGGTAAGTTGGCTCAGGAAGATCCCTCCTTCCGGGTGCGTACTGATCAGGAATCAGGACAGACGATTATTTCCGGTATGGGCGAGCTTCATCTTGAAATCATTGTAGATCGTATGAAACGCGAGTTTAACGTCGAAGCCACGGTGGGTGCGCCTCAGGTCGCTTATCGTGAGACAATCCGCAAGACCGTAGAGGCTGAAGGTAAGTTTGTCCGTCAGTCTGGTGGTCGCGGTCAGTATGGTCATGTCTGGTTGCGTCTGGAACCTTTGGAACCCGGAACCGGATTTAGTTTCGAAAATGGTGTGGTTGGCGGTACGGTTCCCAAAGAATTTATCGGACCTACGCAAAAAGGTGTTGAAGAAGCCCTCGAAAATGGTATTATCGCCGGCTTCCCGGTAGTGGACGTCAAGGTAACCATTTTTGACGGTTCTTATCATGACGTCGACTCATCAGAAGCTGCATTTAAAATAGCAGGGTCCATGGGTTTCAAAGCCGGTGCAGCAAAAGCCAATCCAGTGCTGTTAGAGCCTATTTTTGCAGTGGAAGTGGTGACGCCGGAAGAATACATGGGTGATATCATCGGTGATATCAATAGTCGTCGCGGCATGATGCAGGGTATGGAAGACGAAGCCGGTGCCAAGGTCATTCGTTGTGAAGTGCCGCTGTCGGAAATGTTTGGTTATGCAACGACGGTCCGTTCATTGTCACAGGGGCGTGCCACCTACACCATGCAGTTTGAGAAGTATATGGAAGTCCCCGGCCATGTGGCCGAGGCCATTGTCAAGAAAAGTCAGCGCTAG
- the tuf gene encoding elongation factor Tu encodes MSKGKFERTKPHVNVGTIGHVDHGKTTLTAALTKVLSTKFGGEVRAYDQIDNAPEERARGITIATSHVEYETEARHYAHVDCPGHADYVKNMITGAAQMDGAILVCSAADGPMPQTREHILLARQVGVPFIVVFLNKADMVDDAELLELVEMEVRELLSKYDFPGDDIPVVIGSALKALEGDQSDIGEPAIFKLADALDSYIPLPERPVDKPFLMPIEDVFSISGRGTVVTGRIERGIVKVGDEIEIIGIRDTAKSIVTGVEMFRKILDQGQAGDNVGVLLRGTKKDDVERGQVLAKPGSIKPHTRFEAEVYVLSKEEGGRHTPFFNGYRPQFYFRTTDVTGAVELPEGVEMVMPGDNVLFKVALIAPIAMEEGLRFAVREGGRTVGAGVVSKVVE; translated from the coding sequence ATGTCCAAAGGGAAATTTGAGCGGACGAAGCCGCATGTAAACGTGGGAACGATTGGTCACGTGGACCATGGTAAGACCACATTAACGGCGGCGCTGACGAAGGTGCTGTCGACGAAGTTTGGTGGAGAAGTACGGGCCTATGATCAGATTGACAACGCGCCGGAAGAACGGGCGCGTGGCATCACGATCGCGACCTCACACGTCGAGTATGAGACGGAAGCGCGTCACTATGCTCATGTGGACTGCCCCGGACACGCCGACTACGTCAAGAACATGATCACCGGAGCGGCGCAGATGGATGGTGCCATTCTGGTCTGTTCAGCGGCGGACGGCCCCATGCCGCAGACGCGTGAACACATCCTGCTGGCCCGTCAGGTGGGCGTACCTTTCATTGTCGTGTTCCTGAACAAGGCTGACATGGTGGATGACGCCGAACTGCTTGAGCTGGTCGAAATGGAAGTCCGCGAACTGCTGTCCAAGTATGATTTCCCGGGAGACGATATCCCGGTCGTCATTGGCTCCGCCCTGAAGGCCCTGGAAGGCGATCAGAGCGACATCGGCGAACCTGCTATTTTCAAACTGGCAGACGCCCTGGACAGCTACATTCCGCTGCCTGAGCGTCCGGTTGACAAGCCCTTCCTGATGCCGATCGAAGACGTCTTCTCGATTTCCGGACGTGGCACCGTGGTCACCGGGCGTATTGAGCGTGGAATTGTCAAGGTTGGTGATGAAATTGAAATCATCGGCATCCGCGACACCGCCAAGAGCATTGTGACCGGTGTGGAAATGTTCCGGAAGATATTGGATCAGGGGCAGGCTGGCGACAACGTCGGCGTGTTGCTGCGTGGCACCAAGAAAGACGACGTGGAGCGTGGACAGGTATTGGCCAAGCCCGGCAGCATCAAGCCGCACACCCGTTTTGAAGCGGAAGTGTATGTCCTGTCGAAAGAAGAAGGCGGCCGTCATACTCCGTTTTTCAATGGTTACCGTCCGCAGTTTTACTTCCGCACCACGGACGTAACCGGTGCGGTGGAATTGCCGGAAGGTGTAGAGATGGTGATGCCTGGTGACAACGTGTTGTTTAAGGTTGCCCTGATTGCCCCGATTGCGATGGAAGAAGGCTTGCGCTTTGCGGTACGTGAAGGCGGCCGTACGGTGGGTGCCGGCGTCGTTTCCAAGGTGGTCGAATAA
- the rpsC gene encoding 30S ribosomal protein S3, whose product MGQKTNPVGLRLGIIKNWNSRWYGKGDFQEKLLEDIKIRQFIRERLSGGAVSDIIIERPARSARITVHTARPGIVIGKKGEDIEKLRHDVQKRMGVPVHINVEEIRKPELDAQLVAESVAQQLERRIMFRRAMKRAVTNAMRFGALGMRINCAGRLGGAEIARTEWYREGRVPLHTLRADIDYGFAEAKTTYGIIGVKVWIFKGEILEWSTVQNTGAHQK is encoded by the coding sequence ATGGGACAAAAAACCAATCCAGTCGGACTGCGTCTGGGAATCATTAAGAATTGGAACTCCCGTTGGTACGGGAAGGGCGATTTCCAGGAAAAGTTGCTGGAAGATATTAAAATCCGCCAGTTCATTCGTGAGAGACTTTCCGGTGGAGCTGTTTCCGATATCATTATCGAACGTCCTGCACGGAGTGCGCGTATCACAGTTCATACTGCGCGCCCTGGTATCGTTATCGGTAAAAAGGGCGAAGACATCGAAAAGTTACGTCACGATGTGCAAAAGCGCATGGGCGTTCCGGTTCATATTAATGTCGAAGAAATTCGTAAGCCCGAATTGGATGCGCAGCTGGTTGCTGAAAGTGTTGCACAACAGCTGGAACGCCGAATCATGTTCCGTCGGGCGATGAAAAGAGCCGTTACCAATGCCATGCGTTTCGGAGCACTGGGTATGCGCATTAATTGTGCCGGTCGATTGGGTGGTGCAGAAATTGCTCGTACTGAATGGTATCGGGAAGGGCGGGTGCCTTTGCACACCCTGCGGGCCGATATTGATTACGGTTTTGCTGAGGCGAAAACCACCTACGGTATTATTGGTGTCAAGGTATGGATTTTTAAGGGCGAAATTCTGGAATGGAGCACGGTACAAAATACCGGTGCTCACCAGAAGTAA
- the rplV gene encoding 50S ribosomal protein L22: protein MKSSAVLKGLQMSPQKARLVADLVRGKPVDKALEILQFTNKKAALPIRKCLESAIANAENNEGADVDALFVEQILIDGGAVLKRFAARAKGRGSRILKRTSHITIVVAES, encoded by the coding sequence ATGAAATCATCAGCTGTACTTAAAGGACTGCAGATGTCTCCCCAAAAAGCGCGACTGGTTGCTGACCTGGTGCGCGGCAAACCGGTAGACAAGGCGTTGGAGATTTTGCAGTTTACCAACAAGAAAGCAGCATTGCCCATTCGGAAATGTCTCGAATCAGCAATTGCTAATGCAGAAAACAATGAAGGTGCCGATGTGGACGCCCTTTTCGTCGAACAGATTCTGATTGACGGTGGTGCGGTGCTGAAGCGCTTTGCGGCCCGGGCAAAAGGTCGGGGCTCACGGATCCTGAAACGGACCAGCCATATCACGATTGTGGTCGCAGAGAGTTAA
- the rplB gene encoding 50S ribosomal protein L2 — protein sequence MALIKTKPTSAGRRFVVKSVDTRLHKGDPYPTLVESQSHSGGRNNHGRITRRHQGGGHKSHYRLIDFKRNKFDVPGKVERMEYDPNRSAHIALVCYVDGERRYILATKGMNVGDAILSAEQTPIKPGNCMPLRGIPVGSVVHNIEMRPGKGGQIARSAGASAQLMARDGEYAQLRLRSGEVRRIHVSCRATIGEVGNEEHGSQQLGKAGATRWRGVRPTVRGVVMNPVDHPHGGGEGRTSGGRHPVSPWGQPTKGYRTRKNKRTSNMIVRRRSR from the coding sequence ATGGCATTGATTAAAACCAAACCCACCTCCGCAGGTCGACGTTTTGTCGTTAAGAGCGTAGATACGCGTCTGCACAAAGGGGACCCGTATCCGACGTTGGTGGAATCGCAATCACATAGTGGCGGCCGCAATAATCATGGGCGAATCACCCGACGTCACCAAGGTGGTGGGCACAAGTCACACTATCGCCTTATTGATTTTAAGCGCAATAAATTTGACGTTCCCGGTAAAGTGGAACGTATGGAGTACGATCCCAATCGTTCGGCGCATATAGCACTTGTTTGCTATGTTGATGGAGAACGTCGTTACATTCTGGCCACCAAAGGAATGAATGTCGGTGACGCCATTCTTTCGGCTGAGCAAACGCCGATCAAGCCCGGCAACTGTATGCCTCTGCGCGGTATCCCGGTAGGTTCGGTAGTGCACAATATTGAAATGCGTCCGGGCAAGGGTGGTCAGATTGCCCGGTCGGCAGGTGCATCGGCTCAGCTCATGGCGCGTGATGGAGAATATGCTCAGTTACGTTTGCGCTCTGGTGAAGTGCGTCGAATTCATGTATCCTGCCGCGCTACCATTGGTGAGGTCGGTAATGAAGAACACGGATCTCAGCAGTTGGGTAAGGCTGGTGCCACACGTTGGCGGGGTGTTCGCCCAACCGTACGAGGTGTGGTTATGAACCCGGTAGATCACCCCCACGGTGGTGGTGAAGGTCGTACTTCCGGTGGTCGGCATCCGGTTTCACCTTGGGGGCAACCGACCAAGGGTTATCGTACCCGTAAAAACAAGCGTACAAGCAATATGATTGTACGACGTCGTTCGCGTTAG
- the rplP gene encoding 50S ribosomal protein L16, translating into MLQPKRTKFRKQHKGRNRGIATRGSKVSFGEFGLKAIGRGRITARQLEAARRAISRHVKRGGRIWIRIFPDKPISKKPAEVRMGKGKGNPEYWVALIQPGKVLYEMEGVSEEVAREAFALGAAKLPVQTVFVSRRVMG; encoded by the coding sequence ATGCTGCAGCCTAAACGTACGAAATTTCGTAAACAACACAAGGGACGCAATCGCGGCATAGCGACGCGTGGGAGTAAGGTAAGCTTTGGCGAATTTGGCCTTAAAGCCATTGGCCGGGGCAGAATTACTGCGCGTCAGTTGGAAGCCGCACGGCGTGCCATTAGTCGTCATGTAAAACGTGGCGGTCGGATCTGGATCCGTATTTTCCCTGACAAGCCCATCAGTAAAAAGCCGGCAGAAGTCCGGATGGGTAAAGGTAAAGGTAACCCTGAGTATTGGGTGGCGCTGATCCAGCCTGGTAAAGTTCTTTATGAAATGGAAGGTGTCAGTGAGGAAGTGGCCCGTGAAGCTTTCGCTTTGGGTGCGGCCAAACTTCCAGTGCAGACCGTATTTGTAAGTCGGCGGGTGATGGGATGA
- the rpsG gene encoding 30S ribosomal protein S7: MPRRREVPKRIVLPDPKYKEEVIAKFANVMMRDGKKSTAEKIVYGALEMVAERSKSDALEVFRKAIDNVRPVVEVKSRRVGGATYQVPVEIRSDRRMALAMRWLRDSARKRNEKSMGNRLAAEILEAAENRGNAVRKREETHRMAEANKAFAHFRW; encoded by the coding sequence ATGCCCAGACGTCGTGAAGTCCCCAAGCGGATTGTTCTCCCGGATCCCAAGTATAAAGAAGAAGTCATCGCCAAATTTGCGAATGTCATGATGCGTGACGGCAAAAAAAGCACGGCGGAAAAAATTGTCTACGGTGCCCTTGAAATGGTTGCGGAGCGCAGTAAAAGTGATGCTCTGGAAGTATTTCGCAAGGCCATTGACAATGTCCGTCCGGTCGTCGAAGTCAAAAGTCGTCGCGTCGGCGGTGCTACTTATCAGGTGCCGGTAGAAATTCGTTCCGACCGGAGAATGGCTTTGGCCATGCGCTGGCTGCGTGATTCAGCGCGCAAGCGGAATGAAAAATCCATGGGCAACCGTCTCGCCGCCGAGATTCTTGAGGCAGCAGAGAATCGTGGAAACGCAGTTCGCAAGCGTGAAGAAACCCATCGTATGGCAGAAGCCAACAAGGCCTTTGCGCATTTCCGTTGGTAA
- the rplX gene encoding 50S ribosomal protein L24, which produces MLKLRKDDEVVILAGKDKGKRGKVLKVLRSESRVLVEKVNMIKRHVRPDRMGKPGGIVEKEAPLHISNVAIFNAAAGTADRVGYKTQEGERKVRVFKSSGEVISGR; this is translated from the coding sequence ATGTTGAAGTTGCGTAAGGATGATGAAGTCGTGATTCTGGCCGGTAAGGACAAAGGTAAGCGCGGTAAGGTGCTGAAAGTTCTTCGTAGCGAATCACGGGTGCTGGTGGAGAAGGTGAACATGATCAAGCGTCACGTTCGTCCTGATCGTATGGGCAAGCCTGGTGGCATTGTCGAAAAAGAAGCGCCACTTCATATTTCCAATGTGGCTATTTTCAATGCTGCTGCGGGAACTGCAGACAGAGTTGGTTATAAAACGCAGGAAGGCGAACGTAAGGTTCGGGTTTTCAAGAGCAGCGGCGAAGTTATCAGCGGCCGTTAA
- the rplE gene encoding 50S ribosomal protein L5 yields MEARLHTLYKSAIAPKLMQDFGYQSVMEVPKILKITLNMGVGEAVGDKKILEAAVGDMTKIAGQKPVVTRARKSVAAFKIRDGYPIGCMVTLRGLVMYEFLDRLVTVAIPRIRDFRGLSPKSFDGRGNYTLGVKEQIIFPEIEYDKIDRLRGLDVVFTTTAKNDEEGLGLLKAFKMPFRP; encoded by the coding sequence ATGGAAGCACGTTTACATACTTTGTACAAAAGCGCCATCGCCCCCAAGCTGATGCAGGATTTCGGTTATCAAAGCGTGATGGAAGTACCCAAAATTCTCAAAATCACCTTGAATATGGGTGTGGGCGAAGCAGTTGGTGACAAGAAGATTCTTGAAGCCGCCGTTGGTGACATGACTAAAATTGCGGGTCAGAAGCCGGTAGTTACCCGTGCCCGTAAATCGGTTGCTGCTTTTAAAATTCGGGATGGTTATCCAATTGGTTGCATGGTGACTTTGCGAGGTCTGGTCATGTATGAGTTTCTCGATCGCCTGGTAACAGTAGCTATTCCCCGCATTCGCGATTTCCGTGGTCTGTCACCAAAATCTTTTGATGGCCGTGGTAACTACACCTTGGGTGTGAAAGAACAAATCATATTCCCTGAAATTGAATATGATAAAATTGATCGTTTGCGCGGGTTGGACGTGGTGTTCACTACCACCGCCAAGAATGATGAAGAGGGCCTTGGGCTGTTAAAAGCCTTCAAGATGCCCTTCCGGCCTTGA
- the rplW gene encoding 50S ribosomal protein L23, producing MNAERKYLVLLAPVISEKSTMVQQKTNQFVFKVARDSTKLEIKSAVEKLFEVQVLSVQTCNYLGKEKRMGRHVGRRSSWKKAYVRLAEGNSIDYGVA from the coding sequence ATGAACGCAGAACGTAAATATCTGGTCCTTTTGGCCCCGGTTATCAGCGAAAAAAGCACCATGGTGCAGCAGAAGACGAACCAGTTTGTATTCAAAGTGGCGCGCGACTCTACCAAACTTGAAATCAAGTCAGCTGTTGAAAAACTATTTGAAGTTCAGGTGTTGTCTGTTCAAACCTGCAATTACTTGGGCAAGGAAAAGCGTATGGGACGACACGTTGGCCGCCGCTCTTCCTGGAAAAAGGCTTATGTACGTCTGGCCGAAGGCAACAGCATTGACTACGGCGTGGCCTGA
- the rplC gene encoding 50S ribosomal protein L3, with protein MVMGLIGRKVGMTRIISDDGRVLPVTVIHVAPNKVTQIKDIATDGYCAVQVACGERRPQRVTSALAGHFRKSGVVPGRLLREFRVEDTGAYSSGSEIGLDVFTAGQKVDVTGTSKGKGFAGAIKRHNFRSNRASHGNSRAHNAPGSIGCRQTPGRVFKGKKMAGHLGDEQVTTLNLELVRIDEARHLLMIKGAVPGARDGDVIVRPAVRG; from the coding sequence ATGGTAATGGGTCTGATCGGACGGAAAGTAGGTATGACGCGCATCATTTCTGATGATGGACGGGTTTTGCCGGTTACCGTCATTCATGTGGCACCGAACAAGGTGACCCAGATTAAAGATATCGCCACTGATGGTTACTGTGCCGTACAGGTGGCCTGCGGTGAACGTCGTCCCCAAAGGGTAACGTCTGCACTGGCAGGACACTTCCGTAAAAGTGGTGTAGTCCCCGGCCGCTTGCTGAGAGAGTTCCGGGTTGAAGATACCGGGGCATACAGCAGTGGTAGTGAGATTGGTCTTGATGTGTTTACTGCTGGTCAAAAGGTCGATGTAACTGGAACCAGCAAAGGTAAAGGATTTGCTGGGGCCATCAAGCGTCATAATTTCCGGAGTAATCGCGCCAGTCATGGTAACTCACGGGCGCACAATGCACCGGGCTCCATTGGTTGTCGGCAGACACCTGGTCGGGTATTCAAGGGCAAGAAGATGGCTGGACATTTAGGTGATGAACAGGTCACTACGCTGAACCTTGAATTGGTGCGCATTGATGAAGCTCGGCATTTGCTGATGATCAAAGGTGCTGTTCCTGGTGCACGCGATGGTGATGTCATCGTGCGTCCTGCAGTGCGCGGTTAG
- the rplN gene encoding 50S ribosomal protein L14: protein MIQMQTRLSVADNSGAREVMCIKVLGGSHRRYADIGDVIKVSIKDAVPRGKVKKGDVYNALVVRTRKGVRREDGSLIRFDTNAAVLLNNQLQPIGTRIFGPVTRELRGANFMKIISLAPEVL from the coding sequence ATGATTCAGATGCAGACTAGATTAAGCGTCGCGGACAACAGTGGTGCGCGGGAAGTGATGTGCATCAAGGTTCTCGGCGGCTCGCACAGGCGTTATGCGGACATTGGCGATGTTATCAAGGTCAGCATCAAGGACGCAGTGCCTCGTGGTAAGGTCAAAAAGGGCGATGTTTACAATGCCCTGGTCGTCCGTACTCGCAAAGGCGTTCGTCGTGAGGATGGTTCCTTGATTCGCTTTGATACCAATGCAGCGGTGCTGCTTAACAATCAGTTACAGCCTATTGGTACGCGTATTTTTGGACCGGTAACCCGTGAATTGCGCGGGGCTAATTTCATGAAAATAATTTCGTTAGCGCCAGAAGTGCTGTAG
- the rpsS gene encoding 30S ribosomal protein S19 yields the protein MPRSIKKGPFIDEHLDRKVQSAQASSSRRPIKTWSRRSTITPDFIGLTISVHNGRQHIPVVVNENMVGHKLGEFALTRTFKGHVADKKAKR from the coding sequence GTGCCACGTTCCATTAAAAAAGGTCCGTTCATTGATGAACATCTGGACCGTAAAGTACAAAGTGCACAGGCGAGTAGTAGCCGGCGTCCGATCAAAACATGGTCGCGTCGTTCCACTATTACCCCTGATTTCATCGGTCTGACCATCAGTGTACATAATGGTCGTCAGCATATTCCTGTTGTGGTCAACGAGAACATGGTTGGCCATAAGCTCGGTGAATTTGCACTGACACGGACCTTCAAAGGTCACGTGGCTGACAAAAAAGCCAAGCGATAA
- the rpsQ gene encoding 30S ribosomal protein S17, giving the protein MSEVKNPRSLVGTVVSDRMDKTIVVLVERRIQHPLYKKYIRRSKKFHAHDADNACHIGDTVKIEECRPLSKTKSWRLVNVLSQGVVEGDNA; this is encoded by the coding sequence ATGAGTGAAGTAAAAAATCCCCGTAGTCTCGTTGGCACTGTTGTTAGCGACCGTATGGATAAAACTATTGTTGTTCTGGTCGAAAGACGTATCCAGCATCCGCTTTACAAAAAGTATATTCGTCGTTCCAAAAAGTTTCATGCGCACGACGCTGATAATGCCTGCCACATTGGTGACACGGTAAAAATTGAAGAATGTCGGCCTTTGTCTAAAACCAAAAGCTGGCGCCTGGTGAATGTGCTCAGCCAGGGTGTTGTCGAAGGAGATAACGCATGA
- a CDS encoding type Z 30S ribosomal protein S14, giving the protein MAKKSLIAKSERTPKFKVRAYHRCKLCGRSRGYYRKFGLCRLCLRKHASAGSIPGIVKASW; this is encoded by the coding sequence GTGGCAAAAAAATCATTGATTGCAAAGTCCGAAAGGACCCCAAAGTTTAAGGTGCGTGCGTACCACCGTTGCAAATTGTGCGGACGTTCACGTGGTTACTATCGGAAATTTGGTCTGTGTCGTTTGTGCCTGCGTAAGCATGCCTCGGCGGGTTCAATTCCCGGTATTGTCAAAGCGAGCTGGTGA
- the rplD gene encoding 50S ribosomal protein L4 encodes MQVQSLEIASGKNSPVEIADGVFDVPYNEALLHQVVVAQMAGMRAATAHQKNRSAVRGGGRKPWKQKGTGRARAGTTRSPIWRGGGRVFPAGGENYHQKVNKKMWAGAMRTVLAELLRQGRLQIIQQEDFSEARSKNAREWIDQAGGTDFLLVMGEVPVNLFLSLRNFPRVGIAGWQDIGPADLLQYGRVLMDQDAVMKLGEVYG; translated from the coding sequence ATGCAAGTCCAAAGTCTGGAAATTGCCAGCGGCAAAAACAGTCCGGTTGAAATTGCCGACGGTGTTTTTGACGTTCCCTACAACGAAGCGCTGTTGCACCAGGTGGTTGTAGCGCAAATGGCTGGCATGCGGGCTGCAACTGCGCACCAGAAGAATCGTTCTGCTGTGCGCGGTGGTGGTCGTAAACCCTGGAAGCAAAAGGGTACCGGTCGTGCGCGCGCTGGTACAACGCGCAGCCCAATCTGGCGTGGTGGTGGTCGGGTGTTCCCTGCTGGTGGTGAAAACTATCATCAAAAGGTCAATAAAAAGATGTGGGCAGGTGCCATGCGTACTGTCCTGGCAGAGTTGTTGCGCCAGGGTCGGTTACAGATTATTCAGCAGGAAGATTTTTCCGAAGCACGCAGTAAAAACGCGCGTGAGTGGATTGATCAGGCCGGTGGTACGGATTTTCTCCTGGTCATGGGTGAAGTGCCAGTCAATTTATTCTTAAGCTTGCGCAATTTTCCGAGAGTCGGTATTGCCGGCTGGCAGGATATCGGTCCTGCAGATCTTCTCCAATATGGCCGTGTGCTGATGGATCAGGACGCAGTCATGAAATTAGGTGAGGTGTACGGATGA